The Polypterus senegalus isolate Bchr_013 chromosome 1, ASM1683550v1, whole genome shotgun sequence genomic sequence CCCTCCAAGAACTTCAGTGAACCTCTGCTGGGACCTTCTCTTCCATCTCAATATAAAAACAGGAGGTGGTCACAGCAACCATaacatcagggtggccctgcctcccgAGGTTCCACTCACAAAGTACAAGGAATTAATAATGATATAAATACCACACAGTAACTGAAtagttaaaatacaaaaactcatggaaaaaaaaaaaacacacacagtaataaagaggaaaataaatgCAAGCTAGCGAATAAACTCCAGAGTTATGCGTTAGGATTGTGCAAGGCATCTGCAGTAGGGGGGAGTGTTTGTGGGATTCTTCTCAATGATTGCTACAAACACCAGCTGTGACTTTTGGTAAAGTTATGAAGATCATTCAAAGTGGAAATTAAAATGACTACAAATCACAACTCCACACtggcagcaaatcctaaaacagcCTCCTCATAAAATCTACTGGAATAAATGTCTAGCAACGAGAAATAGTAGAAGTTCCTAATTACCACACTGTCCACAGTCGTACCATCCTCTGAACCAACGTGCGTCAGCATGCGctacaaaacaaaaaccaaaaagaaactcGCACATCATTGTCTTTCATCGCGACTCCGCCATATCGCATACTTTGCCTCCTATTCCATTTCCTCAGGGTTTTTGCTTTTGCGCACACACGCCATCCCACATGAAGCTCCTAACACCAAGTGCTGACTGGTATTATGACCTTAGTCATGTTTTACATGtggatttttttactttgacCAAAAAATGTAACATCATCAGTTCAGTTtcaaattttttgttattttttagtacaatgaaatttCAACGTCCTAATCTCGCTTTGTAGGTTAtgcaaaactagcaaaatacccgcgcttcgcagcggagaagtagtgtgttaaagaagttatgaaaaagaaaaggaaacattttgaaaataacgtaacatgattgtcaatgtgattgttttgtcactgttatgagtgttgctgtcaaatatatatatatacatatacatacatacacatatatatatatatacacatatacacagacacatatatatacacatatatacatatctacatatatatatacatatacatacacacacacataaacatatatatatatacacacatacatacatacatacataggctacgtatacatacatatctacacatatactgtatatactgtatatagcaaaattccCACACTTTGCAgcaacgaagtactgcttttaaattttattaagaacaaaaagaaaacctttttaaactgagggaaaatataccaataactatctgttaaggatctctttgtatagcacgttgtcagttcagcagtccggttgtaatatgaccaagctgcacactgagcttactcttgagaatgcaacgtttagttttgtccaggagaaaagcaatgttgcctcaaatcaatggcaaccttttgtagggtgtgtccctgagacttattaattgtcatcgcgaagcagagccttactggaaatttgaggcatttcaattgaaatgggagatcagagggtataacggcgATGCCAAGagtacattcagagtgtggcgctctgcgttttttttgtgtagctgccttcacacagcctctccgctgctttataaacgaacgctaTATGAGGCCGTCGTTTCTctttgcttcgcggttctgtactgttttattgttcgtttattacaattgttatagttatcgtgtagctatttgagacttactttactgttcaattacccatttcctttattcaaTCCGAggcttctccgctattttttgtttatcacgattatagatatttatcgattcccttctttagctgactgcctgctcatataaggcgctccgctggttttttgtgaagcagcctttacacagcttctccgctgttttataaacgaatgacatataaagccatcttttttccttgcttcgccaagaaagctgcctttttatttaatccacaagtTCTCCgcggttttattgttcatttattacgattgttaatagttctctttgtatagcacgtcagttcagcactccggttgtaatatgacgaagctgcgcaagctcactcttgagaatgcaacgtataggagaaaagcaatcttgcctcaaatcaatggcaaccttttgtagggtgtgtccctgagacttatcacttgtcatcgcgaagcagagccttactggaaattggaggcatttgacttgaaatgggagatcagagggtataacaggcatgcaaggaatacattcagagtgtggagaaactctagaaacagcgtgtgtattaatttgtggatttttctgtgagtatttggtggcagcgtgatgaagttgcttccgcaagaccgcattagctgtggagctcagcttggagcatattcttttcctaccttgtcaattgtgtaatgcgttttttgaacaggtttgattcatggaagtgatcactcgtaccgcgttcagtcagttcacgtgagctgctctcttgtgtgatgttgcgatgtccacgactttatttaatgttagctaagacccagcacttaaaagtttctcgctacagcaattttaactctgttcgTCGTAAGCATGACAAACGGTAgcaggagcgtgtctataaacttaatttaaacttacggtttacaccgtgctttgtttccgcagtagctgcacttatgaataagcttgtatgcatttttgttcagcgctctttgggagtgcttcctttttttctacgtactgcgttcacagtcagttcacgtgattacgtgggaggcatgaggatgcgacacgcaactccgtctcccacggccatcgagctgcagtctattacagtatatggataaaaataggttccagttatgaccattacgtgtagaatttcgaaatgaaacctgcctaacttttgtaagtaagctgtaaggaatgagcctgccaaatttcagccttctacctacacgggaagttggagaattagtgatgagtgagtgagtgagtcagtgagggctttgccttttattagtatagatttaacatTGCAAAATAGAGCAGGTAGTGAGGAGCAAAACAGACGAGTCTCCTTTCACATACAGTTGAGCGAAACTGACTCTAGAATTAGTTTCTCATTCATGttggtcaagaaaaaaaaaagttaatgagaGAAcacccaaaaattcccagaatcgGTTAAAAGCGGTGGGGTAGTAGGGAGTAGTTATCAATTATGCCACTAGGTATCACATGCTTACGGTCCACCAAGTGGCACTGTTCTGATTTATTTGATCAAGTGCGTATTTCTGATATTTAGTCCACAATTGTCGATTTTTTCCCTCCAAGCTGAAGAAAGTACGTCAGGTCATATTGAACATCAAGATAACGATGAACGTATTTTTTGACATTGACAGAATTCTTAATAAAGAGTTTTTCTATGAATGGACTCTTAATCAGCAATGTTACACTGCACTGCCAGGGCCTTTGCGGAGAAGACACAGGAAAATAAAATGACCGGCGCAGTGGTGCACGCAGAACTGCATTTTACACCATAATGAcgcacctgcacacactgcatgATCAGTTTTTGACCACAAGCAATGTGTTTCTCGATTTGCAGTCCCCGTATCCTGCAGATCACATTCCCTGTGACtcctttttgtttctgaaattatGATTGAAACAGAAGGAAAGACAAGTTGCTTACCGTGAAAGAAATCCAGAAACATATCTagacatggtaacaaaagaggagtacaggaaatgtttccagaAATGAAAGACGTACTGGAACAAATGTATTGCATCTCAAGGGTATTTTGACGGTGCCTAAAATAGAATTGCTGCACgttttataataaagtttttgtctttttaacaatACTCCACATAGAGTCTTGCTGACTTTAACATGAACAACAAAGGGGTGTCCCCAGAAATAACCCAGGAGTAAAGACTCCCTCGGTCCCAGAGAATAATGTAGAGACATAAAGGCAGACACACCTTCATGGTGTCCACAGATATAACCAACACCTAAAGAATGGCACACCCTGTACCCTGAGAGTACCCCTTGACCAATGCCACTTACCAATGATGCATTACTGCCACCATGGTGTCCTCTATTGGTGACATCTCCCCTCAGCCTTCAAAACCCTTCGACACCAAGTGCCCTGTATCTACTTccattacttcagtcactcaagGTCTACAGACAAAGTATAGACATTTTAAAGCAAAGCAGTATTTATTTAGAATAGCAAATGaactaaataaattattaaaaatggtgagaagtcaagcaaaatgatactttgtattggttaactaaaaagattacaatatggaagctttcaaggcaactcagggcccttcttcaTACATCTGTATGAAGATGATGTAGGTCtggtctgaagaaggggcccaagtTGCCTTGAAGGCTTCCTTCCATATTGTaatcactacattcataatggctgacacggtacaacaccctagtactataaaacAGTGAGCACGAGTAAAGTCAGGATGTAAAAACAAATACACCCTTCCTTAAAATTTAGAAAACTTAATACTctccataataataaaaatcatgtcCGTCTGTCGTGGGGCAGATTTTAGGACTGATGCGTGAGCGGCGTCTGACGTCCAGGTGGATGGAGTCTCTCGAATGGGCCGTTCTTTACGCCAAACCGACGATTGGCTACTCCATAACAGCAGCATTCACTCTAACTGAAGTCTCTCCTTTCTGTCTTTAGGGTCTTCAGTTTCAGCTGCAGATTTTTGATATGCTGAAGAAGAAAGCTCTTCAGAATGTTACAACTGtaagttacagtatatttaaatgtatttccaAACTGAATAAGCCAGGACACTGTGGACAGCCTCTAGCAAACACCAACCACACTAGGACTGTCACATTGAGTCTATAAATCCCCTACTTCCGCCCCCCAGCCCCAAGTGATGGACCACTGAGCACTTCTATTGTTGTGGTCCTGTCCAGTTTTTGCATGTTAATGGTTGCTCCTTCACTCACAGTCTGTTAGCTTCTAAAAATTCAGTGGATAAATCACCCACCAGGTTCATGGAGGAGGACAGCTGGCACAGGGGATTTGCCACTAGCCAACCCAGACATCCCACTGACTGCCATCCCAAGTCTATAAATCCCCTATGACTCCTCCTCCGTAACCCCCACCCCCCAAGTCCTGGACTGCTGAGAACTTCTCCTTGCAGTGGGggaaaaataagtatttgatcccctgctgaatctgttaagtttgctcacttacaaagaaacaaacagcCCCTAATTATTATggaagtttcattttaatggagacaaaaaacacattacataaaagttataaattgatttgaaggtcattgagtgaaataaggatttgatcccctacaacccaacCAGAATTCtagctcccacagattggctctGTGCCCACATGGCACACAGACTGCAATCAATCAGTCGATTCCAGAttctcctgatctcaactcattatgtgtataaagcccacctgtccacagaatcagttTCTTCCATTCCATCCTCTCCACTACCATGGGTCACACCAAAGAAGTGTCAAAGGATGTCAGGGACAAAGGTTGGAATGGCTACAAGACcaccagcaagaagcttggtgagaaggtgacaactgttggtgcgattattcggaaattgaagaaatataaaatgaccatcatttgccctcagtctggagctccatgcaagatcttgcctcatggggggaggatgatcatgagaaaggtgagggatcagctcagaactacatgggaggagcttgttaatgatatGAAGGCAACTGGGACCAtagtcaccaagaacaccattggtaacgCACTACGCCATAATGGACTGAAATCTTGCAGCGCCTGCAAGGTCCCtgtgctcaagaaggcacatgtacaggcccgtctcaagtttgccagtgaacatttaaatgattcagagaaggatgaaaccaaaattgagccCTTTGGCATCAATTTGACCTGCCGTATTTGGAGGAAGAGAAATGCCGAGTATGACCCAAAGAACACTAAATCCCCACAGTCAAGCACGGAGGTGGAAACATTATGCTTTGAggctgtttttctgctaaggtTACAGGCCGGCTTCACCGCATTGAGTGGCCAATGGACGGGGCCACGTACCGAAAAATCTTGGATGAGAACCTCCTTCTGTCAGCCAGAACACTGAAGATGGGTCATGGATGTTCTTCCAGCATGACAGTGACCCAAAATATACTGCCAAAGGAGTGACTAAAGAAGAAGCaaattaaggtcatggagtggcctagccagtctccagaCCTCAATcttattgaaaatctgtggagggaGCTGAGTTGCCAAGTGGGAGCCAAGAAACCTAAAAGATTTAGCAAGTTTCTGTAAAGAGCAGTGAGCCAAAATCCCTCCTGAGATGTGTGCAAACTTGGTAACCAACTACAAGAAACACAgtcaatctgtgggagccagaattctggctgggttgtaggggatcaaatccttatttctctcaataacatgcaaatcaatttattacTTTTATGCAATGTGTTTTTTCCTGGATTTTTAGTTGATAaaactggtcaacaagcattttgctactgggagtctttcatctttactttaacaggtttcacttgctgactccaaatctgaaaaccgtttagCGCATCccgttttttagttatgatgttccaggtcttggacaactagggtgactggacagtaaaggcggataaccattttgataaatgcCAGTAAATCCACCAGGGATACCACTGAGATAAAAGAATTTGGCACATgttactaacagctgtgagttgtttaccttgttattattaattgtatttaaaaattattaatttttaattagcagaaaaaatatttgttactgattaccagGTCTTATATgcctctaaagcaggggtgggcaaagtcagtcctggagggccgcagcggctgcaggtttttgttccaacccagttgcttaattaaaaaccaatccttgtcactCATTCAATTTCATAgcttgtttgtgctttaactctgccatgtcaattcattctcatatcctacacttatttttcctttctaaggatatcatccaaatgatttgaattcTAAAACTGACGAgttattctcagtccttcacttttttctcttcactttccttccaattatttaattaaacccaatagtgcacgataaatacacatgGGTATGAATGGAAACAAgcgaaatggagaaatgctggtctcttttgtcatttgcatcttattgctaataaggagcaattaaaaaccaagaataggctgtttaagactaaaataagcaataagggttcgaAATCCTGACGAGCgagacaaataaaatgaagcagaagtgttacttgagcagtaagagcttcttattaagcaattggattgaagcaaaaacctgcagccactgcggccctccaggactgactttgcccacctctgCTGTAAAGCATAATGACACAGACATGACGGTGCAGCAGGTAGTcggttttactgttaaacataacattgcatttcaggacattttaaTCGTTaaattagttagttagttagttagttagttaccTAAATTTGTCAAGACGATGGACAGAAACGGCAATGCATTTCAGCATTTTAAGAAGTGTATCAGCTTACGGGAGCCAGAATCTCACTGAAGACgcatttttttacattctcatctcaacttttttccaccaaatctaagtGATGTCACCGATAagcatggggaaagatttcatcaagatacaaaggtaatggaaaactgatatcagggaaaattcactccgagcatgatgggtgactactgttggttcttgcaaagagagacagATGTGCAGTACAAGTGCAAAAGCGAGTGCATCCAACGTTTTTGGGCACACTGATCTCACTTTTATATTggggtaaattgacataaatatgctttaacgcgtctctggtatcgtcttctggtttgttttcagaataagcacatcaaaacaattttggtgggacagagttcaaactccagatatcatgttgatttattatattgacattcaaaagtgtcaaaacgtcaatgatgtgtatttcaaaagcctgatgtgctagcttaattccaatttcatatatgaaatcagtgtaaaaaacttaatagagAGCTGCTCAGAATATTTTTTGCAGACCAGTGAATCTGTCTCTCCTCATTAAATTGAAAGTACCATAAAAGTATTTCATATTAGACTGTTCTTTAAAACGTGTAAATGCAGCAGGGGATCAAACACTTGTCTCTCTCCCAGCCCCGCCGTATGTTGTCCTCCTTATTGCATGTTAATGGCTGCTCCTTCACTCACAGTCAAAATCAGCCTCCAGGTTCAAAGTTAAAGTCAGTCAGCAGAGCGGATTTGCCACTAGTCAACCCAGACAATCCCACCAACTATCCCATCTCGTCTCTAAATCCCTTCCTACTGCCACCCAAGTCTTGGACCAGTAAGAACTACCCCTAGTATTGTGGTCTTGTCCAGTTATTGAATGTCAATGGTTGCTTTTAGGCTATTAGCTTCTAAAGTTTAGAGGACAAATCAGCCCTCGGGTTCATGGTGAAGGGCAGTGGGCAGAGCGGCTTTGCACTTCACATTTATGCCTAAGACGTGTCCCGCTGTTTCTTTTCAGGTCTGCTTTCCAAGCGAGATGGCTTCAGCAGAGTCCAGCAAGCTCTCCCAGGCACTTGGCGAGTTGGCCACCAGGAGGTGTGCCGGGCAAATCCGAGATAACGAAGGCCCAGCATCCTCGGCATGTCCCTGTAGAGTGAAAGGAGATCCTGTGCTAGCTTGGCCCAGTGTTCTTGACCAAAGCATAACAGAAGGGGTGGTGGGAAGGCAGTTAACTGAATTACGTAGAAGCCCAATGATGGCTTCTTCCCACTCCAATGTATGCAGCACTAGAGCAGTCTCCTCGTCGTCTCCCCTGAAGTCCTGCATAGATGCGTCCGCAGGGGCAGGCGATTGTGGCGATGAACTGTGGGACGCCCTGGAGAGGATTGGCAATGGGGCAGAAAGGCTGAAAGAAGAACTAGAAATGTCCCAGAGGATGGAGCGAGGTCCCTGTTGCCCAAACAACCGTCTGGAACGTGCAGCTTCCTTGGATGCCAAAAGTCACAAAGGACCTTCAGGGACACTAATAACCAAATGTGGGCAGAGGAAAATGGAACAGCCATCAGGCAGAAGTTTGGATCTGGAAACTCAGGTTGACAGGCTTCAGCAAGGTCTGCAGGCCCTGGAAGAGGCCCAGGAGAAGCTTCAGGGGCAACTGAAAGGTCAGGAGGACTCCACTGTCAAGACCCTGATCGCCAGCCTCCAGGCAGAGAACCAGCGGCTTAACAAAACACTGGTCCAGCTGCAGCAAGAGAGGGAGTGTGAAGTCTCTTGGAATCGGCAGCTGCACAGCAAAGCGGAGGAGGCCTGTGCCAACATGGCCGCTTGCCTCACACGCCTGACTGAAGACAACCAGGAGTTAAGGCGACAGCTGGAGGAGAAGGAGGCTGCCTTAAGGAAGATGGACAATGAGAAAATGCATGTGGAGGAAGCAAATCTTGTGAACACCATGCATAGAAGTCTGGACAGTCACTTGGAAGAACAGGTGCGGTCCAAGGAAGCACAGGTCAGAGCGCTGATGGAAACATTGAGCCAAGAGAGAGATGGAAATGCTAAGGTCGTGGCTGAGCTTGAGAAGGTGTCCCGGATCGCAGAGGGCAAGCTGCAGCAAAGAGAAACGGAGAATAAGGCCCTGAGCCGAGAACTGAAAGGGCTCCTGGAGAAATACAGCAGTCTCAAAAAGCACGTGAGGTCAGCAGAGGAGCAGGAGCAGAAGAGCCTGGCCGAGAAGCAGCATCTCCTGGAGGCTCGACAGCAGGCACATGTGGAGCGAGAGGCAGCACTGAGGACTGTGGAATCCTTCAGAGAAGAGCTGAGGCACATCAAGCAAGACCAGTACAGGAACATCGAAGAGAAGCACAGACTGGAGGAGCTGGTGTCCAGTCAGCAGGATACCATCACTGATCtaaagcagaagttgcagaatgcTAACCTGGAAACCCAAAAGGCCCGGGACCTTCTATCCGTCAAGGACTCGGAAAAGGAAGAGTTTGTGACCAGAGTCATGGACTTGTCAAACGAAAATAGGAAGCTGATGGAGAAATTTGAAGAATGTATCATCAGCCGAGACGCTTTGAGCCAGCAGCTGGAAAAGCTGCAGAAAGAGACACGCGCCACTCGAGAGGGCATGGAGCAAACCATTAAGCAGATGGGCACAGCGCAGCAGGGGGCCGAAAGGAGAATCACAGACCTGGGCAAGGAGCGTGAAGCCTTATGTAGGTTGGTGGACAACCTCAAGGATGACAAGAGACACCTCAGGGAAGAGTTGCAGGAGACCATTCAGGAAAAGCAGCAGCTGGACAGTGCCAGCCGTACCCTCAGTGAGGAGCACAACAAGATGCGGGCCCACGCCAAGGCATTGGAGAGGGAGAGGGACTTCCTGCAGGCCGAGCTCAGCGAGCTGCGACGGGACTATCTGCATCTGAGTGACCGCATCAGGGACCGGCTCAATGACATCTGCCAGGATGGCATCGGGGAAGAAAGCTACATGTCACTGAGGGAGCTGAAGATAATCCAGCAAGAGGAAGAGCCAACGAGAAGCCCAGGTGTAGAAGGTGAGTAGAGATGAAGAGGAATAGTAGTGGGCACTCTCCAATGGGACTGGGAATAGGCCAGCCCTGGCACTGCCACACATGCCCACCCTAAAGGTTCAGAAAGATTAAATGGTCAGTCAGCTTCTCCACTTCACCTCTTAACATACTGAGAGATTACTTACTCTAAtaaaggaacactccacccaaaaatgagaTCTTATCTGTTACTTACCCTGTGTTGTTTGTATTGAAGGCCAAGAACACATTTTACACTCatatttcatgcagaatggagaaaaCTAAGTTTTTGATGGGAGTCTaaggtgaccaatgctggactaCAGCAAATGGTatcaaaaatccattaaaaaaaccTGACGTTGCTTGTGTCACATGATATACACGTCAACTCATCCAGCCGTTTGCTAACAACAGGCTAAACGCatacttttttttactaaaacatcATTAAAATTAGTACTTctggtaaaacaaaataaaataatcagagAAGTGCACATAGAAGACACATGTCCACATGGGAATGGGCTTTGGAAATGAAGACAGGACtgctgaccaatgaatgaggataGGAGGTGGGTCTTCAATACAAAAGCTGATTGGATGCCCATTGGAAGCTCACTGTGGCCCAGTGTTGGTCTCCAAAGAGTTTGTTACGTtcagattaaatattttttctaggccactgtttccgatgggagtgttagctccgtggaaatatgttcttttatattgcggcgttttaataaacctttatttaaataagtataaattataacGGCTATATCCCTCTTTTCGAtaggcgacaaagtcacagaaaagacagaatatacttagcttgtttaatgcggcttacgttgctttaaaatgacagggaagaccagtcacatttcatttttaaccacggggattcggtcgtgtagaaatggctgttttctgtcacaacggaggtggcctTGGAGTCTATAGCTTCCACTGCCgcaggtcttcaaagcttggcaaggttccagcattctttatattgtgtccacacgaccacatcccccagtacaatgccaaacaaggtagacaaacttaggctaagcagcagacagtcagatcatacaacacttaggccttttagggctgacaacagctgttcttgtctatctttatgctttgcctatcccagcacttctgaaagttgacaccctgtgctaaagctggctcagctcttcatggcatgttatacagaaaaagaatgaaaaatacatttaaagagatctaaaacggatacagtgacacaattcttaatattataacaaccttagtataacagCCACTGCTACAAATCACTTATGGGAAGTAACAAATTTTAGGTGGAGTATCCTTTTAATGAGCATTTAATAAGTTAAATAAGAACAAAACTGAGCAAACTATTGCTGCATTGTTTTACGGTCTGTGCACCTTAATATTTTATGGAAGATCATCCAATCAGGTGGCATCCATCCGATCATCCCCTTTTCCGACTCCAACAAATTCACAGGGGGCCGCAGTCTATCCTACCAGCGGTGGGCATGAAGTGGAAGC encodes the following:
- the si:ch211-250c4.5 gene encoding myosin-10 isoform X2 translates to MTSEDWRPDSPIQAVMEQQAEAQTVIKVCFPSEMASAESSKLSQALGELATRRCAGQIRDNEGPASSACPCRVKGDPVLAWPSVLDQSITEGVVGRQLTELRRSPMMASSHSNVCSTRAVSSSSPLKSCIDASAGAGDCGDELWDALERIGNGAERLKEELEMSQRMERGPCCPNNRLERAASLDAKSHKGPSGTLITKCGQRKMEQPSGRSLDLETQVDRLQQGLQALEEAQEKLQGQLKGQEDSTVKTLIASLQAENQRLNKTLVQLQQERECEVSWNRQLHSKAEEACANMAACLTRLTEDNQELRRQLEEKEAALRKMDNEKMHVEEANLVNTMHRSLDSHLEEQVRSKEAQVRALMETLSQERDGNAKVVAELEKVSRIAEGKLQQRETENKALSRELKGLLEKYSSLKKHVRSAEEQEQKSLAEKQHLLEARQQAHVEREAALRTVESFREELRHIKQDQYRNIEEKHRLEELVSSQQDTITDLKQKLQNANLETQKARDLLSVKDSEKEEFVTRVMDLSNENRKLMEKFEECIISRDALSQQLEKLQKETRATREGMEQTIKQMGTAQQGAERRITDLGKEREALCRLVDNLKDDKRHLREELQETIQEKQQLDSASRTLSEEHNKMRAHAKALERERDFLQAELSELRRDYLHLSDRIRDRLNDICQDGIGEESYMSLRELKIIQQEEEPTRSPGVEAVTTTRKHNQEERRMRSSTGASPGSQKTLGSTGGKN
- the si:ch211-250c4.5 gene encoding myosin heavy chain, embryonic smooth muscle isoform isoform X1, which translates into the protein MTSEDWRPDSPIQAVMEQQAEAQTVIKGLQFQLQIFDMLKKKALQNVTTVCFPSEMASAESSKLSQALGELATRRCAGQIRDNEGPASSACPCRVKGDPVLAWPSVLDQSITEGVVGRQLTELRRSPMMASSHSNVCSTRAVSSSSPLKSCIDASAGAGDCGDELWDALERIGNGAERLKEELEMSQRMERGPCCPNNRLERAASLDAKSHKGPSGTLITKCGQRKMEQPSGRSLDLETQVDRLQQGLQALEEAQEKLQGQLKGQEDSTVKTLIASLQAENQRLNKTLVQLQQERECEVSWNRQLHSKAEEACANMAACLTRLTEDNQELRRQLEEKEAALRKMDNEKMHVEEANLVNTMHRSLDSHLEEQVRSKEAQVRALMETLSQERDGNAKVVAELEKVSRIAEGKLQQRETENKALSRELKGLLEKYSSLKKHVRSAEEQEQKSLAEKQHLLEARQQAHVEREAALRTVESFREELRHIKQDQYRNIEEKHRLEELVSSQQDTITDLKQKLQNANLETQKARDLLSVKDSEKEEFVTRVMDLSNENRKLMEKFEECIISRDALSQQLEKLQKETRATREGMEQTIKQMGTAQQGAERRITDLGKEREALCRLVDNLKDDKRHLREELQETIQEKQQLDSASRTLSEEHNKMRAHAKALERERDFLQAELSELRRDYLHLSDRIRDRLNDICQDGIGEESYMSLRELKIIQQEEEPTRSPGVEAVTTTRKHNQEERRMRSSTGASPGSQKTLGSTGGKN